The genomic DNA CCGATGATGTTCCCGTCGCGGAGGTAGCGGGCTACCTCGCCGTGGTCGAGCGGCCGGATTTCATAGCGCTGGGAGTCAAAGGCCATGTCCTCGACGAATTCGCCGCCCGCGTAGACGTCCCAGTCCAGGCCGGCCTCCCCGGTGTAGAAGTGCTGGGCGTCGATGGCGGTCCCGATCGCGGAGCCGCTGTCGTTGGGGCACGGCGGGACGAAGACCGCGGGGAAGAGCCCGCACTCGCGCCAACGGCGATTCCACTCGCAGTTGAGCCCGCAGCCGCCGGAGATGAGCAGCGGGAGGCCCTCCGTCAAATGCTCCCGGGCGTAGGCGTGGAACCGGTCGAAGATGGCGTCCGACAGACGGGCGGCGAGGTTCTTGTACGCGTCCGTCTCCACGCCGATGTTGTAGTAGGGGGAATCGGTCATCCGGTCCTTCAGGCTGCCGGTGATGACCTTCCTCTGACCGAGTACGAAGTCGATGACGTCCTGCTCCGCCGGGGTGGGCAGCCGGTCCTCGGCGAATCCGGCCAGTGCCATCTGCTTGCCCGCGTCCTGGAAGCGGACGAACTCCTCGTGCGAGCTGTACTTGGGATCGGCGAGCGCGAAGCCGTAGGAGTACTTGTTGCCCGGGTAGTTGAGCACCTCCTGGAGATGGGTCACCTTCCCGTGCTCGTCGATGCGGTAGAACGAGCCGATGTTCCCCTCCCATACCAGGCTGTAGAAGGGCTGGTCCCGACGGAACGCCGACATTCCGTAGGACGTCATGATGTGGGAGCGCTCGTGCGTGGAGGAGAAGACGCGCACGCTCTTCCCGAAGAACCGGCCGGCCTCGTCCGAGATCGCGGATTCGCCCACCCCGAAGTACCCGGCACGCGAGGGCTGGTCGGTGGCCTGGGTGCCCTTGATCCAGCCGCTCACGGCGATGATGTCGGGCTGTTTGTCCAGGCGGTCCGCCGCTACGGCGAACGCCTCGGCGGTCAGAGTGCTGTAGCGGACAAACGAGTCCTTCTCCGCCTCCAGGGAGAAGAGCAGCTTCCCGTCGTCGACGGCCGCGATTGCCCCGTCATGGCCTTCCTTGAGGGAAAGAATCAGCATGGTGGTCCGTTTCTCTGCGATCAGGCGGCGCCGGGATCGGCTGCCGCCGAGAGGACTTTCAGGGCGAGCCGGTGCAACTGCGGGTTGGCGGACAGGGCGCCGGTGCCGCCCTGGGGCGAGGCGCCCAGGAGATTGGTGCAGACACCTCCGGCCTCCGCCACGAG from Streptomyces sp. NBC_00654 includes the following:
- a CDS encoding carbamoyltransferase C-terminal domain-containing protein, whose amino-acid sequence is MLILSLKEGHDGAIAAVDDGKLLFSLEAEKDSFVRYSTLTAEAFAVAADRLDKQPDIIAVSGWIKGTQATDQPSRAGYFGVGESAISDEAGRFFGKSVRVFSSTHERSHIMTSYGMSAFRRDQPFYSLVWEGNIGSFYRIDEHGKVTHLQEVLNYPGNKYSYGFALADPKYSSHEEFVRFQDAGKQMALAGFAEDRLPTPAEQDVIDFVLGQRKVITGSLKDRMTDSPYYNIGVETDAYKNLAARLSDAIFDRFHAYAREHLTEGLPLLISGGCGLNCEWNRRWRECGLFPAVFVPPCPNDSGSAIGTAIDAQHFYTGEAGLDWDVYAGGEFVEDMAFDSQRYEIRPLDHGEVARYLRDGNIIGWARGRWEIGPRALGNRSILAAPFTAETTGRLNKIKQRESYRPIAPICLEQDAGRWFGGGVPDPYMLYFSQVESGELQAVTHVDGTARTQTIDPTANPAMAELLTSFGELTGFSVLCNTSLNYSGRGFINHSSDLIAYGELHGLDGYVVNDTFITPRR